In one Brassica oleracea var. oleracea cultivar TO1000 chromosome C9, BOL, whole genome shotgun sequence genomic region, the following are encoded:
- the LOC106315620 gene encoding phosphoglycolate phosphatase 2: protein MAPKLLSSTNFKSLFNSVDTFLFDCDGVIWKGDTLIDGVSQTLDLLRSKGKNIVFVTNNSMKSRRQYAEKFRSLGLASVTQDEIFSSSFAAAMYLKANNFPKDKKVYVIGGEGVLEELQLAGFTGLGGPEDGEKKAQWKSNSLFQHDKTVGAVVVGLDPNINYYKLQYGTLCVRENPGCLFIATNRDAVGHMTDLQEWPGAGCMVAAMCGSTEKEPIVVGKPATFMMDFLIQKFGTETSRMCMVGDRLDTDVLFGQNAGCKTLLVLSGCTSESNLLDENNKIEPDYYTSMVSDITKLMDSP from the exons ATGGCGCCTAAGCTTCTCTCCTCCACGAACTTCAAATCTCTATTCAACTCAGTCGACACTTTCCTCTTTGACTGCGATG GTGTTATATGGAAAGGTGATACGCTCATCGATGGCGTCTCTCAAACTCTCGACTTACTCCGATCCAAG GGTAAAAACATTGTCTTTGTGACGAACAACTCGATGAAATCGAGGAGGCAATACGCTGAAAAGTTTCGATCTTTGGGTCTCGCCTCTGTTACTCAG GATGAGATATTCTCTTCGTCGTTTGCGGCGGCTATGTACCTCAAAGCCAACAATTTCCCCAAGGACAAGAAG GTTTATGTGATTGGTGGAGAAGGCGTTCTTGAGGAGCTCCAGCTTGCCGGTTTTACAGGTCTTGGTGGTCCT GAAGACGGTGAAAAGAAGGCACAATGGAAATCAAACTCTCTCTTTCAACATGATAAAACT GTGGGAGCAGTTGTGGTTGGACTCGACCCCAACATAAACTACTATAAGCTTCA GTATGGGACCCTCTGTGTACGCGAGAATCCGGGATGTCTTTTCATTGCCACCAACCGTGATGCAGTAGGACATATGACCGATCTTCAAGAATGGCCTG GTGCTGGTTGTATGGTTGCTGCCATGTGTGGTTCAACTGAAAAAGAGCCAATAGTGGTTGGGAAACCAGCTACTTTCATGATGGACTTTCTGATACAGAA ATTTGGGACAGAAACGTCAAGAATGTGCATGGTGGGTGATAGGCTCGACACTGATGTATTGTTTGGGCAGAATGCTGGATGCAAAACTCTCCTCGTCCTTTCAG GGTGTACAAGTGAGTCTAATCTACTAGACGAGAACAACAAGATTGAACCAGACTATTACACAAGCATGGTCTCTGATATCACTAAACTTATGGACTCCCCTTAG